CTAACCTAAGGATTTGGAACGACGGAACCTAAAGTTTGGTGCCAATTCTCGATAGCCTCTTCTAAGCGCAAAGAGGCGAACCGTTGCAGTAAATTTCAAGCTAGCTATGAATCCCCTCACACGCCACAGCTTATGATACTTTGATCGTCGCTGCAGCTTGATTTTATCACCCTTTGTGTTGGGCCACAAGTCTCTCCTCGACCTTTTCTTCTCGTATTCCCTGCAACTCGTCGCAATTTCCAATTCACACTCTCCCCCAACCCCTCCACCCCTCCATCCATCCCCACTACTTACCTTACCAAGCAACAAACGACGCTCTGGACGGACACCTCCCGACAGCCAACAACCACAGTCCGAACAGCGATCATGGCAGACGAGGATCAACCCCAGACACTCAAATCCGTCTTCACGTCGGCTGAGAGAAAGCGCCTCACCCTCGAAAACTCCTACGAGGCCTCCTCCCCGACCTACCTCGATGACCTCCAAACCGCCATCGCAGAGTACGAGACATGCCTCGACCTAGTCTCTCGCGCCGCCCTCTTCTCCTCCAACGAGTCCCTTGAGGACCTCTCCACCTCCTCGCTCCCCTACCTCCTCATCACATACCACCTCGCCGAGCTGCACCAGAAGCTCCCCTCCCGCCGGCCCATCGAGCGCCGCGTCGCCCTCGAGCGCGCCCGCGAGTCCTACGAGACCTTTCTCGGCGCCCTCGACTCCTACGACCTCCTGACCGACACGAACAAGATGCTCTATGAGCGCTACACCGACGAGCCCCTCGCCTTCTCCACCCTTGGCACCAACGACCCCGCCAAGCGCCGCGACGCCAAAATCGCAAACTTCAAGTCGGAAAAGGCCCTCAAGGACCGCCTCGAGGCCCTGCGCCGGAACCCGCGCTACCAGAACGAGGACGGCGATGACGAGGTCGCCCGCGACCTGCACCTCGCGCACGTCGCATACTCGGCGCACATGGCGTTCCAGGGGCTCGAGGGTATCAACCGTGAGCTCGAGGTCCTGGCCCAGGCCACGGTGCCGCTGATGCCCTCGCCGACGTCCGTCGAGGAGGACGAGCGCCGCCGCACCGAAGACCGCGGCGCTGCGGGATACACCGAGCGTCTCGAGCCCCCGCGCCGGCTGCAGAGCATGTTTGGGCAAGGGGGCCCCATACTGTCTACGGAGGGCAAGCCGCTGCAGCCATTCACGCTCGTCGGGAACAGACAACAGATGACCAAAGATGTCTTCCGCCCCGGCCACAATCTGCCTACGATGAGCATCGACGAGTACCTTGACGAGGAGGCGCGTCGGGGCGGCATCAtcgagggcggcggcgacgcGAGCTGGCACCGCCCGGAGCCTAACGAAGATGACTTTGACAAGGCGGACGAGGAGACGATGAAGGCGAGAGCGTGGGACGAGTTTGTCGAGGCGAATCCAAAGGGCTCAGGAAACACGCTAAACAGGGGCTGAGGCTCAAGAAGGGGGATCAGGAATGGGGATTCGGGCAATCGGGTGGGAGTATGTAATTTGGAAGAGTTTGATGCATAGACCAAAAAGAACGTAGGAGGATACCACCACGCACGACACGACGACGGCCTTGGGAGTTCACATTATGGTGAGAACGGCAAGAAGGCTTCATTGAATTCTTGTATTCAATACAGCATTATCAACATCTAACGCATTTGCCCAGACATCCGGTCTCATCTGTGCTGCCCTATAAGTGAGAGCCAGTGTCATCAACCGTAGACCCCTTTTTGTTCCCTGTGTAATCCAGTATGAATCTGCCACCCTGGCAATCTTAATGCAAATTGTTAGTACTCCGCCAAAACGCCTCAAACAAATTCCAAGTCCACATCGTTATTCATGAGTATCTGGCTGAACCCCGCATTTCCGATACAATGATCTAGACCATAACTaaatcatcgtcgtcgtcaagaAGGGAAGAAGAAGCGGTGCTCTTGGAAGACGACGCAGCAGAGGCCGGCTGATTCTCGCGAGAGGAGAATGCCGCGCGAGCACCGGAACCCTCAATGACGTACTCGGGAGTCTGTTCGCGAGAGCGGCTGTCCTCTGGACCAACCTCCGTCATCAcctcgtcgtcctcgtcaGCGTCGGTATCGAAGTTGATGCTGGTGCCCGCGTCCGACTGGTCGTGACTCTCATCGAGTACCATTGTGCTCATGGCCTCAGCCACAGACTGTCCGTCTGCGGGGATGGCGAACTTGGCGTTGCCGTACTCCGAGCCCCCGTCCGTGAAGGACTCTGTGCGGATCGAGACGTCGTCGGCGATGACCCTGTTCGGGTTGAAGACGGTCGAGATGCCGTCTTGCACGTCCACGCTGCCAGGTCCGACGGTGCTGCCGCTTCCCTCCAGACGAAGCTGTCTCAAGACGCTGCTCACCGAGCCCGAGGTGCTCGAGGCATCCGAGGGGATCGTGATACCAGTGTGATAGGCTGGTCCCGGACCGGCCGGACCATAATCGGCAGGAGGCAGGGAGTGTTCAAACACGCCTCCGGTACCGTCGTCGTTACCGCCGGCCCAGAGAGGCAAGAACTTCAACTCGTTGTGGTGCAGCTTCAGCAGCAAGTGCGGCGTCAAGTTCATCCTAATCTCGAAGTCGGCACGGACGCATTCCTGGTAGAACGGTTTGAGGAAGTCCTGGAGGGGTTTTTGGAATTCGCGGGTGTCGAACGCGTATCTGCAGGCCCCCATCATATCCAATTCGCGGGTGTCGAACGGGTTCTTCATGGAGAGGGGGCGAGGGAGGTTCAGAACGGCCATCCAGGCGCCGTCCCAGGCGAATTCGGGGTGCGCGACGAGGACCTCCTTCAAGTGGTCCCACAAGGTCGTGACCAACTTGTACACATTCATTTGGCCCGAGGCGCTTGAAGTGTATATTTCGGACAGAGACGCCCATTTGTTTCCGACCGTCTCGTACATGAAAGTGCACAGAGCCTTCTGCACGTTGTTGAACTGGTTGTAGATGATTTCGAAGCGGTTAAAGTTCTGAATGTCGACGTAGCTGGCTCGGTGGTCGTCAATCTTTTGGAGATCATCGGCGTCAAGAGGCTTTCTAAGCAACTTGTAGACCACGTGGTTTTCCCAGAGAGTCTTCAGCGTAAACGATACCGTCATCGCGGAGACCTTGGCTTTGACCACGACGGGGTCATCTGGGCAGCTCGAGAGCATGCTGATGAGGTTCTGCAACCGCGTCCACTCCGGAATTTGCAGATCGTCGAAGATGGTCTCGCTGACCAGCTGGTTGACGGGCCACGAGACGCGCTCGACCATGGCTCTGGCCGCGTGCTGGATGAGGTTGTTCAAGTCGTCGCCGGGATCGTGACGCTTGCGTCCAAAAACGGTGTAGGTTGCGGCTTTGGGCGTTCCCTTCACATCGGCGGCTTCTTCCAGAGCAAGCTCATTCACCAGGATTCGGAACGCTGAGCGGGTGACAGCCTCCAGCTTCAGGGCGACACCGAGTTGAAGACTCTCTTCGGGCAACACTTCGATGAAGGAGGTATTGTTGGGAGACGTGATCCACTGAAGAACTAGATCGCGCTATTGATCATGTTAGAATCAAACAAAGTCGGTTAGGGTGGCGAAGAAACTCACCACAACAGTGGTGCAGTCCAAAATCTTGGCAACTGCCACCAGGGTCCAAACTCGAGCGGCCGAATCGATGAAAACTCGCTTGTTTGCAATGATGCACATGAGGCGCAGAATGTTGACGCGATGGCGGATCGGGCAGTAGTCCGGGATGCGTCTATAGGGGGGAACTGCGGGAGCAGAAAAGTCTCCTCTAGACTTCTTCTCCAGAACCCTGGCAGCCAATCCCTTGTCCTCACTGTACAGCCTCTCCTTATTCTTGCCGTTCTCTGGAATGACATCGCGCAGACTCTCTCTGATAGCCGAACTGATGGCGTACTCCATCTCCGGGTCCCGTTCCTTGTTCTCATCTCGGGACGCTTCGCTCGCTGAGATCTTGTCGATGATCGTGTTGAAGCTATCGACCTTTGCTTCTTTCCAACAAGAGCAGATATCGTCATGGCCACGCACGACGTAGTCGTCAACATCGTGCTTGTCGAAAGCTGTCCACCAGCTCATGATGCCCGGTGTCAGCGAGGCTTCAGTCATCTGAAAGACGAGATCATCGCCCTCGGAAGGAGGGGTAAGGTCCAAGACGTATTTGATGCCCGGAGGAAGATTCTTGGCAATCTTGCGCCGACGCTGGACACGGAATTGGTAGGTAGGATTCAGCATCTCCGCGAACTTGGAGGATCCAGTGGCCAGGAGCTTCTCAGAGGGCATCCGAAATCGGACCGAGTTCCATGCGTAGATGAAGCAATCAACGCTGTCTGCTGGATTCGCAGGAGCAGGGAAGTCCACGAAGATCAAGGTATCGCCTTCGTTGAGTTCATTCTGAATGTCGTGGAGAAGGAACTGGGAGTATCGGCGAGCCTGACTGTGCGGCATATTGTTCTCAGTGGCGCGTGGTCCCTGTTGCGATCGTACAAAGTTACTGAAGGTATCGAGTGTCTGCGACGGGACATCAACGACTGCAAAGGCATCCGGGATATCAGTTGTCTCTTCGGGAGATGTTCCTTCACGGAATGTTGCTATAGGAAATAGCTCTGTAGCCAAGCGCTCAAGCAAAGGCTCCTCAGCAGCTTGCTCTCGGAGCGGAGGCCCAACGTACGTGATACCGCGGTCGGGCTCATCTTGAGCACCGCCCCGGCTTTCTTCTTGATCTCCGTCCTGAGGGGCCTCCCACCAGTCCATGACTACAGGTGACCAATCATTGTCTGCAGCCGCTGGTGGCGCCTTGTTCTCGTCCGAGGCCATTGCTGCGAAGAGATCAGGACATAGGCAACGGGAACTGAGTTAATGTTGAGATGAGGAGGATCTGGTCCTCTGAGCTCTCACACCGATGATGACTGACACCAAAGCAGCCGGGAGATTGACGACGTCGAAGTTAGAGTAGCAACCAAAGGTATGAGTAGCTTCTCTGGCAATCGAAACTAGCTGGGCGAAAAAGCGTGGTCAAAAGAGTTGAAGAATCGCAAGGCAACAAGTCCGCCAGTTCGCAGTCTGGATACCCAAAGATGAAGATTGGCGGGGGTGCGTAGCCTTGTCCAGGCAGCAAGGTCCAGGGAGTCAGATGCCACTCAGCGCGGTTCCAAACACCGCCGGCTGCCTCAGCCACGCGGCTATCCTACCAAGAGCGTCGAAGAGGAGATGACTGGAGAGAAGCCGCTCGCGAGAATCGCCTGATGGATTGCGATGCTGTATGATGGTGGTTTTTGGGCAACGAGAATGCGATGTAATCAGGAGGAAAAGAATGAAGCTGTGACAGTGAAGGTTGACAGGAAGATGAGAAGCATGGATGGAGGGGTAAGAAAAGGTACCTTCACTGTGCCCCGGTGACATGAGACCGTGTCTAGGAGTTATGCAGACAACCAACGTGGGTTTCTACCAAACTAGGTACAAGTGTTCGGACATTGGGTACGGTGAGTAGACTGCGGGAACGAGACAGATGACTGGATGACCAGGTATTAGGTAGGCAACTCGTGACTTGAGTGACTCTACTGCGGGTGCAGACATGACTGGTATGTTGAGGTGCTTTGATCTGGCTCGGCTTACACCTTGTGAGGGGCAGGGATACAGCTGTGGCATTACTTCCAGTACTTAAGGTACATAAAGATGGACAAAGCTCCCAGCATTCCGGAGTGGCCACATACAATAAAACCGAGAGGAACCATTGGCAGCCAGTGAGTCTTTCAGAGCTTTCAGAGGTGAGTGCAAAAAGAGGCCAATCTAGGCGACAGAAGACGGCTAACAGCGGACCCCGAACACACTTCTGTTCCCCTTCCTCTTCAAAGTAACTGAAGACGATGCGGGATAGAGTTGGTGGGCGCCTATCAGCCCAAACCAGGCAGTAGGAATTGAAGAAAGCCACGAAAGGGTCACCCTATTGTACTGGCAGGCCTACCATCAACAGATGGGGGGGAAAATGGACAAAGTATCTTCTCCTCGTGGCTTTGTAGTAAGGCGACCTCTTCAAAAACCACCGCACATAACCAAGGTTTCCCAAGACTCATCGATACTTTAGCCTCCGTGCCGCTGTTGCCTGCTCGGGTGGCCAAAAGTGGGGGAAGCGGGTGACGTACCTTGTGCTTACCTGAGGTGCCTCCAAATACCACGCCCGGGGATCAGCTGCCAGCTCCGTTCCGGCCGGCCGCCGCTGTGTGGACCGAGAGCTGGAGGTCCGGTCTGCTTGGCCCCACTTCCAGACCGGCAGGTTTGACAAAGCGACTTTTGAACGAAGAGCATAACTCCATCCCTTCTGTTGGGAAAACGCATCTTACCTGATTGAAAGATGCATCGAAGAAATACCACCTCCACTGTACACTCATACTGAGCGGGGGCTCAATTTTGACTGGCAAACAAAAGCATGGGAGCATAAGCACCTTACCTGATCGCATGTCAGAACAGAGGACAAGGGCAAAATTTTATGTTCTGAGCGTATCGACGTGATGTAATGACGGCTGTTCCTCTACGGTTTCCCATAATCAATGCATTGATATCTATCATTGGGAGCTTGTAATGGTGCTGGAACCTTTCTAGTACCAATGGCTGATCGCATGTACTTCATTTGTACGGCATTGAATAGAGAATTCTTCTAACAGCTCACACAGTGGACGGGAGGATGAAGAATCCAGAATACTGGCCCCACTCGCTGTTCAGTGCTTAAGGTAGATGCCTCAGCTTCCAACGGTAATAGTCGTCCGACTGATGGCTACTTACCTTACTTCCAGCACTCGTGGCTTCCTAAAAGAATTCAAATTCCGAATTTACAACGCCAGCTTCTCAATTTTCTTCACCTCGATCAACATAATTTTCTCCCAAAATTCCTCGACGACTACCACTCTTTCGGGCACGCATTTGATGGGAAACCTTGAGGGTGCCTCTGCCGTCAACTTTACAAACTCCTACACCGAACAATGATACCGCATTCACTTGAATTAGATATGTCGGATACACGCCCCAAGTTCGTTAAGATACCGGAGGGCTGGCGATGCAAATCAGGAGAACTCGAACGATCCATACGACCACCGCCACATGACTGCTCCAAATGTCAGGCAGGGTACTACACTGAGAGCGAACAGCGTGGGTACAGGTATTCCTACCATCACAGTATCTCAGATACCTCTGCAATCAAAATAGCGTCTACATACGTCAAAGCACTTCAGGAGAGCAGAAAGCACATCACCAATCGACTGCGCTCCCATGCTGATCTCCTTATGAGCCGCTGGCGGAAGCGAAGCCAGGAAGAACGTCGCGAGCTGCTGCACAAGGCCGTGCCTGAGCTCGAGGAATCGCAGTGGATCAACTCCAGATACGGATACAGTGACGAGAGCTTTCGATTCGGTGAGCGAACTGCGCAAAGGCGACGCCAACTTTTGGTTCCATGGCTCAATGTCGAAGTGCTCAAGACGAGCCCGGCCGTCCTGTTCGCCCTCCTTCATTATCGAACTCTATATCCGCCAGAGGACTTCGCTGCGCTAGACTGTCATCAGATGGAGTCATCATGGGCCTGCGGATATTTTGACGTCGAGTTCTCTGCCAAATGCGTCGTCATGTCCGGACCACAATACGGCGATGTTGTCGACTGGAAAGCCCAACAGGCGCACACCGGATACACTCTAGGCTTCCCTCGGGCGCGACTTGTACTCGAAGCCCAAACCTTCCTCATGCAGATTCTTTCCAGAATCACGGATAACATTCTTGAGGGTGCAAATGCTGCAAGTGCCAGTGCGGGAACGGATAAGTGGAGAGATCTCACGTCAATTGGTTTCCGACACCCCGGGGAGAAGGAGCTCTGGTCTCCCTACACCAACCTAGCCTTCTCTCGGCCTCCCAAGCTCGACATGGACTACATCTTATCCATGGCCCAGACGCGCAAGGAAGAGGCAATCGACTATCTCATCAATCTTCAGTGCGACCCAGGATATCTTCGCCGGCAAATCAAGGGTCTCTTCAGCACCACGCTATATCGCGCGGCAGATACAGAGTACGCGGCAGCGATGGTGGCTGACCACATCTATATGGAGTATCATCGATACTTCTGGTGGTACTGGATTGAGGTTGAGTGCAAGCATGTGCGGGATCTACGCGACAAATTTTCAGACAGTACGCATCCCGGCCAGTCAATCCCTCCCAAGTACGACCTGGCACTTGGTGCTTTGGAGCTTCTCCTCAACGATCAAGGCATAGAGCGGACTGCTCGCTTCAAATGTCTCATACCCTGGTCTCCGGGACAGGAGAAATACTACAAACTGCCCAAGAGACCTGGCGTGTCCCTGGAGACGATCCTTTCCGGCGTGTCGCGGGACTCGAATCCATACACAAAGGAAGCTCTAGAGGAAGACCCGCTCGATTGGTGTCTCCATCAAATGTTGGCCAAGCCTGACAACCAGACACACATTGATCACGCTATCCTCTTTGCAATGATTGACGATCATCTGGCCAAAAATGACAGAAAGGAAGCAGCCCGTCTTAATGAGTTCCTCCTGCGCGAAATGGCAGACATTTCCGCCCTTCATGAGTCACTGACTTCTTTGCGCCTCAATCGACCTCGGAACACCTCCAGGGAATTTGAAGACGTGTTTCGGACGGAGAAGCGTGGAATTTGGAGTTATATGAAGGATAATAAGCCCAAAGAACACTCATGGCAAGAACTCAAGAAGCTGGGGAAGCCCCTTGTAGACGGCTTTTACAAAGGAAAAGCTCCCAGCGGCGTGAAAAACAAGGCATGGCTGCAGCAAAGCCAGACTATGCGAGGCTTTGTCGAGGGATTCTTCAAGGAAGTGGAGAACGTTATTCGGAAAGATCTCGAACGAATTGGCCTTGAAGCGGAAACCATCGAAGAGACCCTAAGTGTTGTGCTTGTCCAGAACAAGCCAGAATATCTGGAAGCGATCgctcgagaagaagaagagatcATGGCCAAGATCACCGAGGCCGAAAAGCCTGCCCCAGACACCTTTCTAGACAGAAGCACAGCGACGGAGGGAATCATTCGAGCTGATCTGGTCCAGACGACTCAACGAGAAAAAGTCAAGACCCGCCCCGACAACTCATCCTCGAGCTCCCAGTCGGTAGATGACCCGGAGTCTCCCGATATCGCCACACTTTCTATCGAGCCCGTCACACGACTTCGTGTCTCCCCGCGCACTCTTGGAGTGGTCCACCTCATGTACCCCGATGCGCAAACAAAGCCGAGAAACATCACATGGGACGACTTCGTATACGCTCTATGTGATGCTGGTTTCGTTGCGAGCAACAACGGCGGATCGGCGGTGCGGTTCGAGCGAGGATCAAGAGGTGGATCCGGCGATAAAGGGGCGATCATCTTCCACAAGCCGCACCCGGTGCTCAAGATCGATCCCGTCATGCTCCATGGCATGGGAAGACGGCTTACAAAGTGGTTTGGTTGGACTCGTGACTCATTCGCCGCTTGAGCTTCACAGGAGGGTTAGAAAAGAGTTTCGAGGGTGGATGAGCTCGGACCCAGGCATGGTGGTGGAATAAAATGGCGGCTTCTTGGAGCACATGTACGAATAATCTTGGGGTTTGTCCAAGTCAAAATGCGACGAGGGAGGGAGATAAGGCGTTTTGAGATGAGAATTTAGGGCTTGTAGGAAACTCTCTACACCGTATAGTGTGCTGTTGACCTTGGGTACCTCACATTAACACGGACTAAATTGCCAGAAAAATGCTCCAGATCAGCTCTATGAACTGACCGTGAACTGGACGGTCAGGAGCCAGCCTTTTCCATTTCATGCTGATACGTTGCTTCCATGTCTGATTTGAGCATTTGTGAATCTAAATAATTGCAATACATGCACGTGGTATTCTGAAAGGCACGTACCTATAGGTGAGGTGGTGGAAGTTGAAGGTCGGGCTGAGCCCCGGAGCGGACCCCGAATACCGGCCCCACTCATCCGTTACCCCAAAAGCCGGCTGCCGAGGTAACATTCCGAGGGATCGTGTCAGAACCATATCACTCTACCCAAAATGTGATGACATTGACGAAACCTCGGTCACTCATGAATCAT
This is a stretch of genomic DNA from Colletotrichum lupini chromosome 10, complete sequence. It encodes these proteins:
- a CDS encoding TAP42-like family protein, which codes for MADEDQPQTLKSVFTSAERKRLTLENSYEASSPTYLDDLQTAIAEYETCLDLVSRAALFSSNESLEDLSTSSLPYLLITYHLAELHQKLPSRRPIERRVALERARESYETFLGALDSYDLLTDTNKMLYERYTDEPLAFSTLGTNDPAKRRDAKIANFKSEKALKDRLEALRRNPRYQNEDGDDEVARDLHLAHVAYSAHMAFQGLEGINRELEVLAQATVPLMPSPTSVEEDERRRTEDRGAAGYTERLEPPRRLQSMFGQGGPILSTEGKPLQPFTLVGNRQQMTKDVFRPGHNLPTMSIDEYLDEEARRGGIIEGGGDASWHRPEPNEDDFDKADEETMKARAWDEFVEANPKGSGNTLNRG